One Candidatus Hydrogenedens sp. DNA segment encodes these proteins:
- a CDS encoding LemA family protein has product MTTGILIAVLVFLVLLVLFFISTYNRLVRLLNEVKNAWSQIDVQLKRRHDLIPNLVETVKGYMQHERATLENITQARNLAMKPGSVSERAQAEQQLTQALHNFFVVVENYPDLKANQNFLALQEELTSTENRISFARQAYNDTVMNFNNAIQMFPTNIVGAMFGFKEQSFFELENVAERAVPKVSFQ; this is encoded by the coding sequence ATGACGACAGGAATTCTAATTGCTGTTCTGGTATTTCTTGTATTGTTGGTGTTGTTTTTTATCAGCACCTACAATCGGCTGGTTCGATTGTTAAATGAGGTAAAAAATGCATGGTCGCAGATTGATGTGCAATTAAAACGGAGGCATGACCTTATTCCCAATCTGGTAGAAACCGTCAAGGGTTACATGCAACATGAACGGGCAACACTGGAAAACATTACTCAGGCGCGAAATCTGGCCATGAAGCCAGGTTCGGTTAGTGAACGGGCTCAAGCAGAACAACAATTAACCCAGGCATTGCATAATTTCTTCGTTGTAGTAGAAAATTATCCCGACCTGAAAGCGAACCAAAATTTTCTTGCGTTGCAGGAAGAACTAACTTCTACGGAAAATCGTATCTCTTTTGCTCGTCAGGCATATAATGATACAGTAATGAATTTTAATAATGCGATACAGATGTTCCCAACGAATATTGTGGGTGCCATGTTCGGATTTAAAGAACAAAGTTTCTTCGAACTGGAGAATGTTGCAGAGCGAGCCGTACCCAAAGTATCGTTTCAATAA
- a CDS encoding M48 family metallopeptidase has product MFELIRRNKRRSILLAIIMLIFMLFIGYIIGSFLAFTYYYVSEPYAFAKDKIITYPSQPYNPNFPPNYSPSHSYEEPPLTYEQVMSFIWFYWGPLGAMVAFVIWFIQMLFAYYSGGQILLSVSNAIKIEKADHPQLYNIVEEMRIASRLPAMPEIYVIDDPSMNAFATGRSPEHSAVAVTRGLLNTMNRDQIQGVIAHEISHITHRDTLYMTMLAVSLGTIILLVVGLREIIGAGIRGSARYSRRNRNDAAGLIFFLLFVYIFALLLSLIAPFLAQIIYFACSRQREYLADAGAVVFTRNPEGLASALETIANRYQKQPATNVNQIIAPLYIVNPLETRNLNASSIFSTHPPLQRRIQILRNIARTPSLTYEQAWKEVEGKKWEKGDFTSLAPSATPSTTPSTSSLTQTSMTPLQNARLSGNAIMKAQKYTFLKCSCGVTLKIPPGYNGKVICPRCRTVHTI; this is encoded by the coding sequence ATGTTTGAACTCATCCGTCGAAACAAACGCCGTTCTATTTTACTGGCCATTATTATGCTGATTTTTATGCTATTCATAGGTTATATTATCGGCTCGTTTCTTGCCTTTACATACTATTATGTTTCGGAACCCTATGCCTTCGCTAAAGACAAAATAATTACTTATCCATCTCAGCCCTATAATCCAAACTTTCCTCCGAATTATTCGCCTTCTCATTCATACGAGGAACCTCCCCTTACTTATGAGCAGGTTATGTCTTTTATCTGGTTTTACTGGGGACCTCTTGGGGCTATGGTTGCTTTTGTAATATGGTTTATACAGATGTTGTTTGCTTACTATTCCGGTGGGCAAATACTTCTATCCGTCAGCAATGCTATTAAAATTGAAAAGGCAGACCACCCCCAGTTGTATAACATCGTTGAGGAGATGAGAATTGCATCACGACTTCCTGCTATGCCCGAAATTTATGTTATAGATGACCCATCTATGAACGCCTTTGCAACAGGTCGGTCCCCAGAACATTCAGCCGTTGCGGTAACCCGTGGATTGCTAAACACAATGAACCGCGACCAGATACAGGGGGTTATTGCTCATGAAATCAGTCATATTACACACCGCGATACATTGTATATGACCATGTTGGCGGTATCCCTCGGCACTATTATTTTGCTGGTTGTAGGACTACGCGAAATTATTGGTGCAGGCATTCGTGGGTCTGCAAGGTATAGCAGACGCAATCGCAACGATGCAGCAGGGCTTATCTTCTTCCTCCTATTTGTTTATATATTTGCTTTGTTATTATCTTTAATAGCGCCCTTTCTTGCTCAGATTATTTATTTCGCCTGTTCTCGTCAGAGAGAGTATTTAGCCGATGCAGGAGCGGTTGTGTTTACTCGCAATCCGGAGGGATTGGCATCAGCCCTCGAAACAATTGCTAATCGTTACCAAAAGCAACCGGCTACAAATGTAAACCAGATAATTGCTCCCCTTTATATTGTAAATCCCTTAGAAACGCGTAATCTTAATGCTTCATCCATTTTTAGCACACATCCACCACTACAAAGGCGAATACAGATTTTACGAAATATTGCCCGAACCCCTTCCCTGACTTATGAGCAAGCATGGAAAGAGGTCGAAGGGAAAAAATGGGAAAAGGGAGACTTTACTTCTCTCGCTCCTTCTGCTACTCCTTCTACTACTCCTTCTACATCCTCTTTAACACAGACATCCATGACACCCCTTCAAAATGCCCGCCTCAGCGGTAACGCTATAATGAAAGCACAAAAATATACTTTTCTTAAATGTTCCTGTGGAGTAACTTTAAAAATACCACCCGGGTATAATGGTAAAGTAATCTGCCCTCGTTGTAGAACCGTTCACACAATTTAG
- a CDS encoding nitrous oxide-stimulated promoter family protein: MTMDNKEHKKNLRREKFEKKTIKSMIEIYCKYHHENPVCEECNELLEYAYKRIEKCPLMPDKPTCKNCHIHCYDKKHKERIKTVMRFSGPKMFLYHPILSLIYLKNKFSEKKYETKGA; this comes from the coding sequence ATGACAATGGATAATAAAGAACATAAAAAGAACCTGCGTAGAGAAAAATTCGAGAAAAAAACTATCAAAAGCATGATAGAAATCTATTGCAAATACCATCATGAAAACCCCGTATGTGAAGAATGTAATGAACTTTTAGAATATGCCTATAAGCGGATTGAAAAATGTCCACTTATGCCGGATAAACCTACCTGTAAAAATTGCCACATCCATTGCTATGACAAGAAACACAAAGAGCGAATAAAAACCGTAATGAGATTTTCCGGCCCTAAAATGTTTTTATACCACCCTATTCTATCTTTGATTTATCTTAAAAATAAGTTTTCAGAGAAGAAATATGAGACAAAGGGTGCTTAA
- a CDS encoding DNA internalization-related competence protein ComEC/Rec2 — protein sequence MFFHRHWVIICAGFVCGAVLSKTQWITWALLPIISLILILFLIVSYQKKIRYVEGIGIFLFSLIIGALSYLLHPYPEEGDDFFLWLRQQPPNAYVEVEGYVTENTLFDPTDRQIQFVIHILKVKNGSRWEDIVGKALVSCKDAQYPIFTHTRVHLFGKTSLYLSAVNESLSDYETYLRSHRIYTKIFTYAPQIKRIHTYTLSPFFHLSRLQQYFYERIIQYTPTSIKDMTRAIWLGDRSGLDYKEKQNFVLTGTIHILAISGLHVGLVFWFTRALMRTIFKTQRRWADVPALLLCILYALISGAHGSSLRAVLMLIVYELYLWNRKNEDILTALCITVTLLFIFNTDLIWDMGTQMSILAVASILLFNEPLLKLLRIFPWTIRTYLSVTISAQVLLLPLLVITNLQINILSPIYNLLVIPLITLYLMTSICGLALIFVPLIPALFFYISGVFLILIQSLCKWGGSFSYTIFPISHPSPLAIFLYFVVCIFLYHWLITQKRKAFFMFIAGCMILIFFWTGVPFYRETTVYILDVGHGDAILITTAEKENILVDGGTKRMGERIVVPFLFAKGIRRLDYVVATHADEDHIGGIFNAMDKLQVRHFIYGEGFTDTELGNEMIKKAIFKNINLIKAKDGLQIKLTKNFLNILYAGRPYYYETNENSLVLKFVNNHFSVLLTGDFPAKLTEKELSSTDCYATIIKIPHHGLKNSLNQELLEKSQPEIAVVSVNEFQHNWGVRNEVKDLLHQYQIPLWRTDYYGGITIQSNGDKINIYGARQKKGYFLRKEGHS from the coding sequence ATGTTTTTCCATCGTCATTGGGTAATTATATGTGCAGGGTTTGTATGTGGGGCTGTCTTATCCAAGACACAATGGATAACATGGGCTTTGTTGCCTATCATTAGTCTTATCCTTATTCTTTTTCTTATAGTAAGTTACCAGAAAAAAATCCGATATGTAGAAGGCATTGGGATTTTTTTGTTTTCTCTTATTATTGGTGCTCTATCTTATTTATTACATCCTTATCCCGAAGAAGGAGATGATTTTTTCTTATGGTTGAGGCAGCAACCACCGAATGCGTATGTTGAGGTAGAAGGGTATGTAACTGAAAACACACTCTTTGACCCTACCGACCGACAAATTCAATTTGTGATTCATATCTTGAAAGTAAAAAATGGAAGCAGATGGGAAGATATTGTAGGGAAAGCCCTTGTTTCATGCAAAGATGCCCAATATCCCATCTTTACACATACTCGTGTTCATCTATTCGGAAAAACATCACTCTATTTAAGTGCCGTGAACGAATCGTTAAGTGATTATGAAACCTATCTCCGTTCCCATAGAATTTATACAAAGATTTTTACTTATGCACCGCAGATAAAAAGAATCCATACTTATACGCTCTCTCCCTTTTTTCACCTATCCCGATTGCAACAATATTTTTACGAACGGATAATACAGTATACACCTACTTCTATTAAGGATATGACAAGGGCTATATGGTTGGGAGACCGAAGTGGCTTGGATTACAAAGAAAAGCAAAACTTTGTGCTTACAGGAACTATACACATCCTTGCTATTTCAGGACTGCATGTTGGTTTGGTGTTCTGGTTTACACGGGCTCTAATGAGGACAATTTTTAAGACACAGAGACGATGGGCAGATGTGCCTGCTTTGTTGTTGTGTATTCTATATGCTCTGATAAGTGGTGCTCATGGCTCTTCGTTGAGGGCTGTTCTTATGTTAATAGTTTATGAATTATATTTATGGAACAGAAAAAATGAAGATATTCTCACTGCTTTATGCATAACAGTAACACTGCTTTTTATTTTTAACACAGACCTCATCTGGGATATGGGAACACAAATGTCTATATTAGCAGTTGCTTCTATCCTATTATTCAATGAACCTCTTTTGAAACTATTACGAATTTTTCCATGGACCATCCGCACCTATTTATCTGTGACTATATCTGCACAGGTATTATTACTGCCTTTACTTGTTATCACAAACCTTCAAATAAATATTTTAAGTCCTATATATAATCTTCTCGTCATTCCGTTGATTACTCTTTATCTAATGACCAGTATTTGTGGATTGGCTCTTATCTTTGTCCCATTGATACCTGCTTTATTCTTCTATATAAGCGGGGTATTTTTAATCCTTATTCAATCACTATGCAAGTGGGGTGGCTCTTTTTCCTATACTATATTTCCAATTTCCCATCCTTCTCCTTTGGCTATTTTCCTCTACTTTGTTGTTTGCATATTTCTTTATCACTGGCTTATTACACAAAAACGAAAAGCCTTTTTTATGTTCATTGCTGGCTGTATGATATTGATTTTTTTCTGGACGGGTGTTCCTTTCTATAGAGAAACTACTGTGTATATCCTCGATGTAGGGCATGGAGATGCTATCCTCATCACAACTGCGGAGAAAGAGAATATCCTTGTAGATGGTGGGACTAAAAGGATGGGGGAACGGATTGTAGTCCCTTTCCTGTTTGCCAAAGGAATACGGAGATTGGATTATGTTGTTGCTACCCATGCGGATGAAGACCATATAGGGGGCATATTCAACGCTATGGATAAACTGCAAGTTCGACATTTTATTTATGGAGAGGGATTTACAGACACAGAACTTGGAAACGAGATGATTAAAAAAGCAATCTTCAAAAACATTAATCTCATTAAGGCTAAAGATGGATTGCAAATAAAGCTGACAAAAAATTTTCTAAATATTCTTTATGCAGGTAGACCTTATTATTATGAAACCAACGAAAATTCCCTTGTTTTGAAATTTGTTAATAATCATTTCTCTGTATTACTCACGGGTGATTTTCCTGCAAAACTGACAGAGAAAGAACTTTCTTCTACGGATTGTTATGCAACAATAATAAAAATTCCTCATCATGGATTAAAGAATTCATTAAATCAAGAATTATTAGAGAAATCGCAGCCTGAAATAGCCGTTGTCTCTGTAAACGAATTCCAACACAACTGGGGCGTGAGAAATGAGGTTAAAGACCTGCTACATCAATATCAAATACCCCTCTGGCGAACGGATTATTATGGTGGGATAACCATTCAATCTAATGGTGATAAAATAAACATCTACGGAGCAAGACAGAAAAAGGGGTATTTCCTCAGAAAAGAGGGACACTCTTAA
- a CDS encoding Gfo/Idh/MocA family oxidoreductase, translating to MKNVLLHIFFMLILTCIAMAQNTDTGNAAEKAHQEAEPELKIGLIGLDTSHVIAFTQLFNDPNNPKHIPGAKVTLAYRGGSPDLEASYTRIDGFTERLKNEYGVEIVNSIEELCSRVDAVMLTSVDGRVHLEQVKPVFQAKKRVFIDKPLAGSLVDAIKIARLAKEHDVPWFSSSSYRYYSSLTKLCQQDIGSIHTVISYGPCHLEPHHPDLFWYGIHPTEALYTVMGKGCETVSRVSTPDTDVVTGVWKDGRVGVLVGLRKGPLPHQVIAFGEKGTAYQEDGGDYAELAQEVIKFFKSGVSPISSEETIEIFAFLEAADESKRQGGKPVKIEEVIANAEKQIADGQ from the coding sequence ATGAAAAATGTATTATTACACATCTTCTTTATGCTAATTTTAACCTGCATCGCCATGGCTCAAAATACGGACACAGGAAACGCAGCCGAGAAAGCACATCAAGAGGCAGAGCCAGAACTGAAAATAGGTCTGATAGGTCTGGATACTTCTCATGTAATTGCCTTTACCCAATTATTTAATGACCCTAATAACCCTAAACATATACCCGGTGCTAAAGTAACATTGGCGTATCGTGGGGGTAGTCCGGATTTGGAAGCGAGTTATACACGCATTGATGGTTTTACCGAACGATTAAAAAATGAATATGGCGTAGAGATTGTAAATTCTATTGAAGAACTCTGCTCTCGTGTAGATGCTGTTATGTTAACAAGTGTTGATGGTAGGGTGCATTTGGAACAAGTAAAACCTGTGTTTCAAGCCAAAAAACGGGTATTTATTGATAAACCATTAGCGGGTTCTCTGGTAGATGCAATAAAGATTGCACGATTAGCGAAAGAACATGATGTCCCTTGGTTTTCCAGTTCTTCCTATCGGTATTATTCCAGTTTGACAAAGTTGTGCCAGCAGGATATAGGTTCTATTCATACGGTTATTTCTTATGGACCTTGCCACTTAGAACCGCATCACCCCGATTTGTTCTGGTATGGTATTCATCCTACCGAAGCATTATATACCGTTATGGGAAAAGGTTGTGAGACCGTATCCCGAGTTAGCACGCCCGATACGGATGTTGTTACAGGGGTCTGGAAAGATGGGCGTGTGGGTGTCCTTGTTGGATTGAGGAAAGGACCTTTACCTCATCAGGTTATTGCTTTTGGTGAGAAGGGAACTGCCTATCAAGAAGACGGAGGCGATTATGCGGAGTTGGCTCAGGAAGTAATTAAATTCTTTAAATCCGGGGTTTCACCTATTTCATCGGAAGAGACTATAGAAATCTTTGCTTTTCTGGAAGCCGCAGATGAAAGCAAACGACAAGGAGGAAAACCTGTAAAAATAGAAGAAGTTATTGCAAATGCAGAGAAACAAATCGCTGACGGCCAATAA
- a CDS encoding GatB/YqeY domain-containing protein, giving the protein MGIMNAVQEAMKQAMKDRDTVRLETLRMVKAALLLKEKSTARDEEMSDDEGISALRSEVRKRKDSIEVYKQLGKMDEVAKLEKEIAVIEEFLPQQMSKDEVIQRVKQYLSEHPEINHAGKLTGAMKKELGERVDGKLLNEVCRELLGG; this is encoded by the coding sequence ATGGGTATTATGAATGCGGTTCAGGAAGCAATGAAGCAAGCGATGAAAGACAGAGACACAGTTCGCTTAGAAACATTACGAATGGTCAAAGCGGCGCTGTTGCTAAAAGAAAAATCTACAGCAAGAGATGAAGAAATGTCCGATGACGAAGGGATTTCTGCTTTGCGTAGCGAGGTCCGTAAACGCAAGGATAGTATCGAAGTGTATAAGCAATTAGGGAAAATGGATGAAGTAGCCAAATTGGAGAAAGAAATAGCCGTTATTGAGGAGTTCCTTCCCCAACAGATGAGTAAAGATGAGGTAATACAACGGGTAAAGCAATATCTTTCGGAACATCCTGAGATAAATCATGCAGGGAAGTTGACAGGTGCTATGAAAAAAGAATTAGGAGAACGCGTTGATGGTAAATTATTGAATGAAGTATGCAGAGAACTTCTCGGAGGATAA
- a CDS encoding DUF1080 domain-containing protein — protein sequence MDTFLTKKRFFVFSLLLILLALMPCLYAQEDSVTPVPRPDKWWQERFQSNQERIQQGNVDVLFIGDSITHGWDNVDKNTWDEYYADRNVVNLGFSGDQTQHVLWRLENLKWGNVQPKLSMIMIGTNNCHHHTGEQIALGIEKIIDKLHTLFPDMKILLLAIFPRADVSQDKLNIIAEANKRIAEIPKTKPFVHFYDIGAEFLDENGTLPKTIMPDLLHPNAKGYEIWASAVEPKIAELLGEYTPENPPVGFVPLFNGVDLTGWKGLVADPIKRAKMSPEELAAAQQKADEEMRAHWKVVDGVLCYDGQGNSLCTGRDYEDYELLVDWKIEANGDSGIYLRGTPQVQIWDNKDGIGSGGLYNNEKNPSKPLVFADKPVGEWNRFFIRIIGDRVTVYLNDKLVVNKTVLENYWDRSQPLFPSGSIELQHHHSPLWFRNIYIREIPRGDGWKKLFNGKDLTGWQAFGGNIDCWKAEKGMLVTEGGEGCGWLATAEEYGDFELELEFRLPPGGNSGVFIRAPKEGNPAFEGSEIQILDDYSDQYKDLKPWQFCGSVYATVAPSRRVTRPAGEWQKYHISCVGSKVKVSLNGIQIIDADLNEHLDKIKDHPGLKRTSGFIGLQNHGTRLEFRNLRIRPL from the coding sequence ATGGATACTTTTTTGACTAAAAAACGGTTTTTTGTCTTTTCTCTGCTGTTAATACTTCTTGCGTTAATGCCTTGTTTGTATGCTCAGGAAGATTCTGTAACCCCTGTGCCTCGTCCAGACAAATGGTGGCAAGAACGATTTCAAAGCAATCAAGAACGAATTCAACAAGGAAATGTAGATGTCCTGTTTATAGGCGATTCCATCACACATGGTTGGGACAATGTGGATAAAAATACCTGGGATGAATATTATGCAGATAGAAATGTGGTAAATCTGGGCTTTTCCGGCGACCAGACCCAACATGTTTTATGGCGATTGGAAAACTTAAAATGGGGCAATGTTCAGCCAAAACTTTCTATGATTATGATTGGAACAAACAACTGCCACCATCATACAGGGGAACAAATTGCCTTAGGAATTGAAAAAATTATTGATAAATTACATACCCTCTTCCCCGATATGAAAATTCTTCTCCTCGCCATTTTCCCACGGGCAGATGTCTCTCAGGATAAATTGAACATCATCGCTGAAGCAAATAAACGAATTGCCGAGATACCGAAAACCAAACCCTTCGTTCATTTTTACGATATAGGTGCTGAATTTCTGGATGAAAATGGAACCCTTCCTAAAACTATCATGCCCGACCTGCTTCATCCAAACGCAAAAGGATATGAAATCTGGGCAAGTGCCGTGGAACCTAAAATTGCAGAATTATTAGGTGAATATACCCCGGAAAATCCACCTGTTGGCTTTGTTCCTTTATTCAATGGTGTAGATTTAACAGGCTGGAAAGGATTGGTGGCAGACCCGATAAAACGGGCAAAAATGTCGCCAGAAGAATTAGCCGCTGCCCAACAAAAAGCAGATGAGGAAATGCGTGCTCATTGGAAAGTGGTTGACGGTGTATTATGCTATGATGGTCAGGGGAATAGTCTTTGCACAGGTAGAGATTATGAAGATTATGAACTTCTGGTAGACTGGAAAATTGAAGCAAACGGGGACAGTGGTATCTATCTCCGCGGAACGCCTCAGGTGCAAATCTGGGATAACAAAGACGGTATTGGTTCGGGTGGACTTTATAATAATGAAAAAAATCCAAGCAAACCACTCGTTTTTGCAGACAAACCCGTTGGTGAATGGAACCGCTTCTTTATTCGTATCATCGGCGACCGCGTAACGGTATATCTGAATGATAAATTGGTAGTGAACAAAACCGTTCTGGAAAATTATTGGGACCGTTCTCAGCCTCTATTTCCCAGTGGCTCTATTGAATTACAACATCATCATTCCCCGTTATGGTTTCGCAATATTTATATACGCGAAATTCCAAGAGGTGATGGCTGGAAAAAACTTTTTAATGGTAAAGACCTGACGGGTTGGCAAGCCTTCGGTGGCAACATAGATTGCTGGAAAGCCGAAAAAGGAATGCTTGTAACCGAAGGCGGAGAAGGCTGTGGCTGGCTCGCCACGGCGGAAGAATATGGCGACTTTGAATTAGAATTGGAATTCCGTTTACCTCCCGGTGGAAACAGTGGCGTATTTATCCGTGCCCCGAAAGAAGGAAATCCTGCCTTTGAAGGTAGCGAAATTCAAATTTTAGATGATTATTCTGACCAATACAAGGACTTAAAACCGTGGCAATTTTGTGGTAGCGTGTATGCAACGGTAGCCCCATCTCGCAGAGTAACACGCCCTGCTGGAGAATGGCAGAAATACCATATCTCCTGTGTCGGTTCAAAAGTAAAGGTATCTTTGAACGGTATACAGATTATTGATGCAGATTTGAATGAACATCTCGACAAGATAAAAGACCATCCCGGCTTAAAACGCACCAGCGGTTTTATTGGTCTTCAAAATCATGGAACACGATTGGAATTCCGCAACTTACGCATTCGTCCGTTGTAA
- a CDS encoding PIG-L family deacetylase, with translation MKLFQPHSEVFVPDDTPLETALSRTTHLAVGAHQDDIEIMAYDGILTCFQNPLLWFSAVTVTNGSGSPRTDLYANYTDEEMMAVRRKEQKKSAIIGEYSVQFLLDYPSSAIKDKNNRSPIEDLKQILSATQPKIIYTHNLADKHDTHVGVALRLIQALRELKGQYQPEKLYGCEVWRDLDWLPDEDKVPFDVSPHENLQASLLGVFDSQIAGGKRYDLATMGRRKAHATYFASHGVDTATSLIFGMDLTPLIEDTSLNPFNYVQQYILKFASEIEQRINKFL, from the coding sequence ATGAAATTATTTCAGCCTCATTCGGAGGTGTTTGTCCCAGATGACACACCCCTGGAAACTGCACTCTCTCGAACCACACATCTGGCAGTGGGCGCCCATCAGGACGATATTGAAATAATGGCATACGATGGAATTTTAACATGCTTCCAGAACCCTCTATTATGGTTTTCTGCTGTAACGGTAACAAACGGCAGTGGTTCCCCCCGAACCGACTTGTATGCGAATTATACCGATGAAGAAATGATGGCTGTTCGACGCAAAGAACAGAAAAAATCAGCAATTATCGGTGAGTATTCTGTTCAGTTCCTTTTAGACTATCCCAGTAGTGCTATCAAAGATAAAAACAATCGTTCACCTATCGAGGACTTAAAACAGATACTATCTGCAACCCAGCCAAAAATCATCTATACCCATAATTTAGCAGACAAACACGATACCCATGTAGGCGTTGCCCTTCGACTTATACAGGCATTACGCGAGTTAAAAGGACAGTATCAGCCCGAAAAACTCTACGGCTGCGAAGTATGGCGAGATTTGGACTGGCTACCAGATGAAGACAAAGTGCCGTTTGATGTTTCCCCTCACGAAAACCTGCAAGCGTCCCTTTTAGGCGTATTCGACTCCCAAATTGCAGGAGGAAAAAGATACGACCTCGCTACTATGGGCAGACGAAAAGCACACGCTACCTACTTCGCTTCCCACGGTGTAGATACCGCAACCTCTCTTATATTTGGAATGGACCTAACACCCTTGATTGAGGATACCTCCCTCAATCCCTTTAATTATGTCCAGCAATACATCCTCAAATTCGCCTCCGAAATAGAACAACGAATTAATAAATTTCTGTAA
- a CDS encoding ImmA/IrrE family metallo-endopeptidase, whose translation MKSIKVKNYNENVLEQLKISMPQEWKKASDKFAGIEKWIEKKNFPTYKQLKELAHIFHIPFGYFFLEGLPERKYPIPHYRTTTEDNINFQPSPELLETVEYIQLLQDWAKEILIDWGHEPLPFVEKYNIKSNISDIVIELKHVLEMQDNWAKSIDTWENAFNFLIQKAEEAGIFVAVNGVVGNDTHRNLDVNEFRGFVLCDKIAPFIFINNQDAISAKIFTLIHEIVHLFIGESASFDLRNLQSADNEIERFCDKCSAEFLVPTSEIERVKQIDIDIENLAHQFKVSQIVIARRLLDTNKISKEQFLNFYNEHIKKERRKMACNQGGNFYNTAIRRYGRKFIEIISIGIESGIIHYRDAYPLTRLKPATFEKIKQEVLST comes from the coding sequence ATGAAGTCTATAAAAGTAAAAAATTATAACGAAAATGTTTTAGAACAACTCAAAATAAGTATGCCCCAAGAGTGGAAAAAGGCAAGCGATAAATTTGCTGGTATTGAAAAATGGATAGAAAAAAAGAATTTCCCGACATACAAGCAGTTAAAAGAACTTGCTCACATTTTTCATATCCCTTTCGGATATTTCTTCTTAGAAGGACTTCCAGAAAGAAAATATCCCATTCCTCATTACAGAACGACAACAGAAGATAATATTAATTTTCAACCTTCTCCAGAACTATTAGAAACTGTAGAATATATTCAATTACTTCAAGACTGGGCAAAAGAAATATTAATAGACTGGGGGCATGAACCCCTACCCTTTGTTGAAAAATATAATATAAAAAGCAATATAAGCGATATTGTAATAGAGTTAAAGCATGTCTTAGAAATGCAGGACAATTGGGCAAAATCTATTGATACATGGGAGAACGCCTTCAACTTTCTTATACAAAAAGCTGAAGAAGCAGGCATTTTTGTTGCAGTAAATGGTGTTGTAGGAAATGATACTCATAGAAATCTTGATGTAAATGAATTTAGAGGTTTTGTCCTTTGTGACAAAATTGCTCCTTTCATTTTTATAAACAATCAGGATGCTATCTCTGCCAAAATATTTACTCTTATTCATGAAATTGTCCATTTATTCATTGGAGAGAGTGCTTCGTTTGACCTGAGAAATCTACAGTCTGCAGATAATGAAATAGAGCGGTTTTGTGATAAATGTTCTGCAGAGTTTTTAGTTCCTACATCTGAAATAGAACGGGTAAAACAAATAGATATAGATATTGAAAATTTAGCTCACCAATTCAAAGTCAGTCAAATTGTTATTGCCCGAAGATTATTAGATACAAATAAAATTAGTAAAGAGCAATTTTTAAATTTTTATAATGAGCATATTAAAAAAGAACGAAGAAAAATGGCCTGCAATCAAGGAGGAAATTTTTATAATACAGCGATAAGAAGGTATGGTAGAAAATTTATAGAAATTATAAGTATAGGGATAGAATCTGGGATTATCCATTATAGAGATGCATACCCATTAACAAGACTAAAACCTGCTACTTTTGAAAAAATAAAACAAGAGGTACTGAGTACTTAA
- a CDS encoding DUF4411 family protein has protein sequence MYYSFDFGSKFWDFLLDNAENNKIVSIDKVYEEIKQGNDDLKNWADEKLKNIL, from the coding sequence TTGTATTATTCCTTTGACTTCGGTTCAAAGTTTTGGGATTTTTTATTAGACAATGCAGAAAATAACAAAATCGTTAGCATAGATAAAGTGTATGAAGAAATAAAACAAGGAAATGATGATTTAAAAAATTGGGCTGATGAAAAATTAAAAAATATTTTGTAA
- a CDS encoding DUF4411 family protein — translation MLNTYAEIVGWVSTQKSNVKEKYKYNEPAINEFMKENNTDTWLIAFAKTYNYIIVTNESLNPYIKKKIPIPNVCKHFNIQYVNIFEMLRKLNFKI, via the coding sequence GTGCTAAATACTTATGCAGAAATTGTAGGATGGGTTTCTACACAGAAAAGCAATGTTAAAGAGAAATATAAATATAATGAACCTGCAATAAATGAGTTTATGAAAGAAAATAATACAGACACATGGTTAATTGCTTTTGCTAAAACTTACAACTACATTATTGTTACAAATGAAAGTTTAAATCCTTATATTAAAAAGAAAATACCAATACCTAACGTTTGTAAGCATTTTAATATTCAATATGTTAATATTTTTGAAATGCTTAGAAAACTGAACTTCAAAATTTAG